One genomic region from Edaphobacter dinghuensis encodes:
- a CDS encoding EamA family transporter: protein MLPSTQSSSNSTRILVSFICVYFFWGSTYLAIRYGLNELPPFVIASTRFLISGSILLAICAIRRVRMWPTLREFGLLAIIGVLMLGCGNSAVLWSELYLSTGLAALLVAGIPLFAALIEMFLPNGEGLPSRGWIGIIIGFLGLAFLVSPSLRNSFHGDSRQIIATVIILTGAFCWTAGSIISRRSTMAISGFAAAGWQMLFGGIFNTGIMFASGGYRGSHWDVEAWSSIFYLVIFGSLTGYTAYIYLLNHVAVSKVTTYAYVNPVIAVILGAIFIHERFVMVEYIGMASILLAVFLVTSSKLKTGALPAEVKDIAVGRKA, encoded by the coding sequence GTGCTCCCCTCTACGCAAAGCTCGTCCAATAGCACACGAATCCTCGTCTCTTTTATCTGTGTTTACTTTTTCTGGGGTTCGACCTACCTGGCTATTCGCTATGGATTGAATGAGTTACCGCCATTCGTCATAGCCAGCACCCGCTTCCTGATCTCCGGCTCCATCCTGCTTGCTATCTGCGCCATTCGCAGGGTGCGGATGTGGCCAACCCTGCGCGAATTCGGCCTGCTGGCAATCATCGGCGTGCTCATGCTGGGTTGCGGCAACTCGGCTGTTCTCTGGTCGGAGCTCTATCTTTCAACCGGTTTGGCTGCTCTTCTGGTGGCGGGAATCCCACTGTTTGCCGCCCTGATCGAGATGTTTCTTCCCAATGGCGAAGGTCTTCCTTCCCGCGGTTGGATCGGAATCATCATCGGCTTTCTGGGCCTGGCGTTTCTGGTCTCTCCTAGCCTGCGTAACAGCTTCCATGGCGACTCGCGGCAGATTATTGCGACAGTCATCATTCTTACCGGTGCGTTCTGCTGGACGGCTGGTTCCATCATCTCGCGCCGCTCGACCATGGCAATCAGCGGGTTTGCGGCAGCAGGCTGGCAGATGCTCTTCGGGGGCATCTTCAATACCGGCATCATGTTCGCCTCAGGCGGCTATCGCGGCTCGCATTGGGATGTGGAGGCATGGTCCTCCATCTTCTACCTTGTGATCTTCGGCTCGCTGACCGGCTATACGGCCTATATTTACCTGCTGAACCATGTAGCCGTCTCGAAGGTCACAACCTATGCTTACGTCAACCCTGTCATTGCCGTTATTCTTGGGGCAATCTTTATTCATGAACGCTTCGTGATGGTGGAATATATCGGGATGGCATCGATCCTGCTGGCAGTCTTTCTGGTTACAAGCTCGAAGCTGAAGACTGGAGCGCTTCCGGCCGAGGTCAAAGATATCGCCGTCGGACGCAAGGCGTAA
- a CDS encoding MerC domain-containing protein, whose amino-acid sequence MSLSRLHRHADIAGATASAVCMVHCLLTPVVISLFPDIIPYLPGDASFHRWLAIGIVLFGFAGFVPGYRVHRRKPLLALIAAGMFLILFVAWKGETLHLATELILSIGGSMLLITAHLLNRSFCHQCRICKEAPNTCQTTDVEQVQPHL is encoded by the coding sequence GTGTCCCTCTCTCGCTTGCATCGTCATGCAGACATCGCCGGTGCTACCGCTTCGGCAGTTTGCATGGTTCATTGCCTGCTCACTCCTGTCGTCATCAGCCTTTTTCCAGACATCATTCCCTACCTTCCCGGAGACGCATCCTTTCATCGCTGGCTCGCCATCGGCATCGTCCTCTTTGGATTTGCCGGATTCGTTCCCGGCTATAGGGTGCATCGGCGCAAACCGCTGCTTGCTCTGATCGCAGCCGGCATGTTCCTCATCCTGTTCGTCGCGTGGAAGGGCGAAACCCTTCACCTTGCAACGGAACTCATCCTTAGCATAGGCGGCTCAATGCTGCTGATTACAGCGCATCTGCTGAATCGCAGCTTCTGCCACCAGTGCCGAATCTGCAAAGAAGCGCCGAACACCTGCCAAACCACCGACGTCGAGCAAGTACAACCGCACCTCTAA